Proteins co-encoded in one Rhodococcus sp. PAMC28707 genomic window:
- a CDS encoding DUF726 domain-containing protein, which translates to MSAEVVFRSLGNAEFECEVRSPEGLTMRCNGALGDLEPRVLGDDALGTNPALVHNAWAFAKHDHLYRTLTDGAERESHHKQATAHRKTAAGIAELVDKLGTASKNSWCSACFTRSDHRRLTQGFGSIPAYLCESCGSPTLGCAGPGCANMATRGFAAVLVPRYCAEHKHEIPGFEKASANFGALEDYHEFLNFERRNLALGSRVAAISVLSAGALATGAFLAAPAIGGAIGSLSIAGGGYAGAAASSYGLALLGGGSIAAGGLGMAGGTAVVAAVGGALGGALGSSVTTAYIGADKSFNIELIKPGSGVAVIVANGLFSEGTDTRSDWKKLVAESYPGSPIYRVHWGSNDLGDLAAMVKALGGQPAAALGIKGLAAKAGKAGAKKLGPLAPALAAAAIAKNPWHTARVKADRTGVALAGLLARTDAKSYVLVGHSLGARVAATAAETLARSKSKPKIDTVHLLGAAIGSRGDWRLLSNAVTGAVHNYHSSNDGVLKYAYKTAQGGQTAVGFAGFRTEFARIHDHDVSESVAGHSKYLQSVQLSH; encoded by the coding sequence ATGTCCGCTGAAGTCGTATTTCGCTCACTCGGGAACGCCGAATTCGAATGCGAGGTTCGCAGCCCGGAAGGGTTGACGATGCGCTGCAACGGCGCGCTCGGCGATCTCGAGCCTCGCGTCCTGGGTGACGACGCATTGGGAACCAACCCCGCCTTGGTCCACAATGCGTGGGCCTTCGCCAAGCACGATCACCTGTATCGCACCCTTACCGACGGCGCTGAGCGGGAAAGCCATCACAAGCAGGCAACGGCGCATCGCAAGACGGCGGCTGGCATCGCAGAACTGGTCGACAAGTTAGGTACAGCGTCGAAAAATTCTTGGTGTTCAGCATGCTTCACCCGAAGCGACCATCGACGCTTGACGCAAGGATTCGGCTCGATCCCGGCGTACCTGTGCGAATCGTGCGGATCGCCGACGCTGGGATGCGCAGGTCCGGGGTGCGCCAACATGGCAACGCGAGGTTTCGCAGCGGTACTGGTGCCGCGGTACTGCGCCGAGCACAAGCATGAGATCCCCGGGTTCGAAAAAGCGTCGGCGAACTTTGGGGCGCTGGAGGACTACCACGAATTCCTCAATTTCGAGCGTCGCAACCTCGCACTAGGGTCACGTGTCGCAGCGATCTCTGTTCTTTCCGCGGGTGCACTCGCGACCGGTGCATTTCTTGCTGCCCCCGCGATCGGCGGAGCTATCGGCAGTCTGAGCATCGCGGGGGGTGGCTACGCGGGAGCCGCGGCGAGCAGCTACGGGTTGGCTCTGCTTGGTGGTGGCTCGATCGCTGCGGGTGGGTTGGGGATGGCTGGCGGGACAGCAGTCGTCGCAGCCGTCGGTGGGGCTCTCGGTGGTGCACTGGGCAGTTCAGTGACAACTGCTTACATCGGTGCTGACAAATCGTTCAACATCGAGCTGATCAAGCCAGGGTCCGGGGTAGCCGTGATCGTCGCGAATGGACTCTTCAGCGAGGGAACGGACACACGCTCGGACTGGAAGAAGCTTGTCGCAGAAAGCTACCCGGGTTCACCGATCTATCGAGTTCACTGGGGGAGCAATGATCTGGGAGATTTGGCAGCAATGGTCAAGGCATTGGGTGGACAACCGGCAGCAGCGCTCGGAATCAAGGGGCTGGCTGCAAAGGCGGGAAAGGCGGGCGCGAAGAAGCTTGGACCGTTGGCACCCGCGCTGGCGGCAGCCGCCATTGCCAAAAACCCCTGGCATACTGCGAGAGTCAAGGCAGACCGCACGGGCGTGGCTCTGGCAGGGCTGTTGGCGAGAACCGACGCCAAAAGCTACGTGCTTGTCGGACACAGCCTCGGTGCTCGCGTTGCAGCCACGGCGGCCGAGACCCTTGCGAGGTCGAAGAGCAAGCCGAAGATTGACACGGTCCACCTGCTGGGCGCCGCAATCGGGTCGAGGGGTGACTGGCGACTTCTCAGCAATGCAGTCACCGGCGCCGTGCACAACTACCACTCGTCGAACGACGGTGTCCTCAAGTACGCCTATAAGACCGCCCAAGGTGGACAAACGGCGGTCGGATTTGCAGGCTTCCGCACCGAGTTCGCCCGCATCCACGACCACGACGTCTCTGAAAGCGTCGCTGGGCATTCGAAATATCTTCAAAGCGTGCAGCTTAGCCACTAG
- a CDS encoding vWA domain-containing protein yields MTNPTLSLVAALLDRSGSMHSIADDTRGGFDSFIAKEREADGRTVVTLAQFDNRYQLVYDNVPIEKVDPLVLEPRGGTALYDAIGRLVSEVGAGLAAIPEDERPGSVTVLVMTDGHENASRGWTNAAVRELIQRQEAEYSWDFVFLGSNIDAVEVGADLGFQRDKSMTYVSTSVGRTRCACGVGFLHRGPQARARGVGEMGDKEAVRLVIIQSNDSLSCDEALRPSGPIPTQYDFDRRSGLHEISIRSVDRG; encoded by the coding sequence ATGACCAACCCGACACTCTCTCTCGTTGCAGCTTTGCTCGACCGGTCCGGTTCGATGCATTCCATCGCCGACGACACCCGCGGCGGATTCGACTCGTTCATCGCCAAGGAGCGTGAGGCCGACGGCCGGACCGTGGTCACGCTGGCGCAGTTCGACAACCGGTACCAGCTGGTCTACGACAATGTACCCATCGAGAAGGTCGACCCGCTGGTGCTCGAGCCACGGGGCGGCACCGCGTTGTACGACGCGATCGGCCGGCTTGTGAGCGAGGTCGGTGCCGGGCTGGCCGCGATACCGGAGGACGAGCGTCCCGGCTCGGTGACCGTTCTCGTGATGACCGACGGTCATGAGAACGCAAGCAGGGGGTGGACGAATGCTGCTGTGCGAGAGCTGATTCAGCGGCAGGAAGCCGAGTACAGCTGGGACTTCGTGTTCCTGGGATCGAACATCGACGCCGTCGAGGTGGGTGCAGATCTGGGCTTTCAGCGCGACAAGTCGATGACGTATGTTTCGACGTCGGTCGGCCGTACTCGGTGCGCCTGCGGTGTTGGCTTTCTCCACCGAGGACCCCAGGCGCGCGCGAGGGGAGTAGGCGAGATGGGCGATAAGGAAGCAGTGCGGCTCGTAATCATTCAGTCGAATGATTCTCTGAGCTGCGATGAAGCATTGCGACCCTCCGGTCCTATACCTACTCAGTATGACTTCGACCGAAGATCAGGACTTCATGAAATTTCCATTCGATCGGTAGATCGAGGCTAG
- a CDS encoding nucleoside triphosphate pyrophosphohydrolase, with translation MGKLVRDLIPSIIEASGRVPKYRTLNPRDYGNALIDKLFEEADEFREAMLENRREELADILEVVRALAAHLGLTDAALDDLAVGKRAKRGGFEKRIWLE, from the coding sequence ATGGGAAAACTCGTCCGTGATCTGATTCCGTCGATCATCGAAGCCTCGGGTCGCGTCCCGAAGTATCGAACCCTCAATCCCAGAGACTACGGAAACGCGTTGATCGACAAACTGTTTGAAGAAGCAGACGAGTTCCGTGAGGCAATGCTGGAGAACAGGCGTGAGGAGCTGGCCGACATCCTCGAAGTAGTCCGAGCATTGGCCGCGCATTTGGGCTTGACCGACGCGGCTCTGGACGACTTGGCTGTGGGTAAACGTGCGAAACGCGGTGGCTTCGAGAAGAGGATCTGGCTAGAGTAG
- a CDS encoding histidine kinase: protein MSTHRTGTLRRKAWTTAAVVFSLFCSIMTAGLAGSSGTPGWNLGIGVALNLVAGIALIWRHERPWIVLGLALAGPLFFATDATAALIALFAVGAFARTRPLVIAAVAVFVACGVSLTYDAHRSRYYSVLTLGSTKTKDGSTPVEWDVAAWIPWVVAAVLVGLVVGGAMLRRTRSDLTAAVVTRDKVTVESNALREEMLLNAERARIARDMHDTLAASLSRISLFAGGMQVNSADGPEKVAQTASMIRQTAHDALDELKRIIGVLRGSADTSGGGRQSVEGISDLVHSARGAGLHTSLMLDVTPGEIGAASSHVAYRVVQESLTNAHKHAAGSTIRVAVHGSDQTGVRVDVRNQLLRQPPFEHGSGTGLAGLAEQVRGVGGTFSAGVQPGEFVVSCWLPWYS from the coding sequence GTGAGCACCCACCGGACAGGCACCCTGCGTCGCAAAGCCTGGACTACGGCGGCGGTGGTCTTCAGCCTGTTCTGCTCGATCATGACCGCCGGGTTGGCGGGATCGTCCGGCACGCCGGGGTGGAATCTAGGCATCGGCGTCGCGCTCAACCTCGTCGCGGGCATCGCGTTGATCTGGCGACACGAGCGGCCATGGATCGTTCTGGGGCTGGCGCTGGCCGGGCCGCTGTTCTTCGCCACCGATGCGACGGCAGCGTTGATCGCCCTGTTTGCTGTCGGTGCGTTCGCGCGAACCAGGCCGCTGGTGATTGCTGCCGTCGCGGTCTTCGTCGCGTGCGGGGTGTCGTTGACGTACGACGCGCATCGCAGTCGGTACTACTCCGTGCTGACCCTCGGCTCGACCAAGACCAAAGATGGGTCGACGCCGGTCGAGTGGGACGTCGCGGCGTGGATTCCGTGGGTGGTCGCAGCTGTACTCGTCGGGTTGGTCGTGGGTGGAGCAATGCTGCGCCGCACACGATCCGACCTGACGGCGGCCGTGGTCACGCGGGACAAGGTGACGGTGGAGTCCAACGCACTTCGTGAGGAGATGCTGCTCAATGCGGAACGCGCCCGCATCGCCCGCGACATGCACGACACCCTCGCCGCCAGCCTCAGCCGCATCTCGTTGTTTGCAGGCGGAATGCAAGTCAACAGTGCCGATGGGCCCGAAAAGGTAGCCCAGACAGCGTCGATGATTCGGCAGACTGCGCACGATGCGCTAGATGAGCTCAAGCGCATCATCGGTGTGCTGCGCGGATCGGCCGATACCTCAGGCGGTGGTCGGCAGAGCGTCGAGGGCATCTCCGATCTGGTGCACTCGGCGCGGGGCGCGGGTTTGCACACGTCGCTGATGCTCGACGTGACACCCGGTGAGATCGGTGCTGCGAGCAGTCATGTGGCGTACCGGGTGGTGCAGGAATCGCTTACCAATGCGCACAAGCATGCCGCCGGATCGACCATTCGGGTGGCGGTGCACGGGTCCGATCAGACGGGTGTTCGCGTCGATGTGCGCAATCAGCTGTTGCGGCAACCGCCGTTTGAGCATGGGTCGGGTACGGGGTTGGCGGGATTGGCCGAACAGGTCCGCGGGGTGGGCGGGACGTTCAGTGCCGGCGTGCAGCCGGGTGAATTTGTGGTCTCGTGCTGGCTGCCGTGGTACTCCTGA
- a CDS encoding DUF4352 domain-containing protein: MTTNSPNPQQQYAPPAPEQKKSWFARHKILAVILAIVVLGVLIRLIGGGSSETPTAPAPAGSSPSEEAAPAAPAEPTQPGIGVPVRDGKFEFVVTAVAPPVSTVGSEYRTQTAQGEFVQVKISARNIGDRAQSLDASSQKLLDADGKQYSVDSPATAYLDEGIGYEQINPGNALDTTVVFDVPVGTVPAEIELHDSAFSGGTTVGLR, from the coding sequence ATGACCACCAACAGCCCGAACCCCCAGCAGCAGTACGCCCCGCCCGCTCCGGAGCAGAAGAAGAGTTGGTTTGCGCGGCACAAGATCCTGGCCGTCATCTTGGCGATCGTCGTGCTGGGTGTCCTCATCCGGCTCATCGGCGGCGGTTCATCCGAGACCCCGACGGCTCCCGCGCCGGCCGGGTCCTCGCCGTCAGAGGAAGCGGCTCCTGCGGCCCCGGCCGAGCCGACTCAGCCGGGAATCGGCGTCCCGGTGCGCGACGGCAAGTTCGAGTTCGTCGTCACCGCGGTCGCGCCACCCGTCTCGACTGTCGGCTCGGAGTATCGGACGCAGACCGCTCAGGGCGAGTTCGTTCAGGTCAAGATCTCCGCGCGCAACATCGGCGACCGAGCACAGAGCTTGGACGCGTCGTCGCAGAAGTTGCTCGACGCCGACGGCAAGCAGTACTCGGTCGACAGCCCCGCGACCGCCTACCTCGACGAGGGCATCGGCTACGAACAGATCAACCCGGGCAATGCGCTGGACACGACCGTCGTGTTTGATGTCCCCGTCGGGACCGTCCCTGCTGAGATCGAGCTGCATGATTCCGCCTTCTCGGGCGGTACGACGGTTGGGCTGCGGTAG
- a CDS encoding HNH endonuclease, with protein MPIPSPADPLTLGQHLVSVLDTGARVATYKLAVLVALLEFSVENVPDDRSSAVDVDLDDLAERVVGLYWRQVRDFDGHYLRQSTQARATIPDAVREFARATATAGREAPLDLAARRNPGLFREMIKRVKLVLATQPLYRLQRIPGGYAGESFLYDDRWMSAKMGMTTVLAHGNRIALYPGVCFALARLSSLLKPALMLAWVDDVRRKNSFLEENVPDLEGHLFGNSRIALIRPKAALIEAFGPSCFYCSTRVGSEAHVDHVLPWSRVAIDGLANLVLACPSCNTSKSQLLPARSHVLRALDRGRDPITELAATIDWPAQFDRVVASARGLYASQPDGSPIWLGRNKITALQVDFSWLQGYRIELSDIAECE; from the coding sequence ATGCCGATTCCATCGCCCGCTGATCCGCTGACGCTGGGCCAGCACCTGGTCAGCGTCCTCGACACCGGTGCACGCGTCGCTACCTACAAACTGGCTGTGTTGGTCGCTCTACTCGAATTCTCAGTCGAGAACGTTCCCGATGACCGTAGTTCCGCCGTGGACGTCGATCTCGACGACCTGGCCGAGCGCGTTGTCGGTCTCTACTGGCGGCAGGTACGTGACTTCGACGGTCACTACCTCCGCCAGTCCACGCAGGCCAGAGCGACGATTCCCGACGCTGTCCGCGAGTTTGCTCGAGCTACGGCAACCGCCGGCCGAGAAGCTCCACTGGACCTCGCTGCTCGGAGGAACCCTGGTCTGTTCCGCGAGATGATCAAGAGGGTTAAGCTCGTTCTCGCAACGCAGCCGTTGTATCGCCTGCAGCGGATTCCGGGCGGATACGCGGGCGAGTCATTTCTGTACGACGACAGATGGATGAGCGCCAAAATGGGCATGACCACGGTCCTGGCCCACGGAAACCGGATCGCGCTGTACCCCGGAGTGTGTTTCGCTCTGGCGCGATTGTCCTCACTTCTCAAGCCTGCGTTGATGCTGGCGTGGGTCGATGACGTCAGGCGAAAGAATAGCTTCCTCGAAGAGAACGTGCCGGATCTCGAAGGCCACCTGTTCGGCAATAGCAGAATCGCGCTCATCCGTCCCAAAGCCGCGTTGATCGAGGCCTTCGGTCCGTCGTGCTTCTACTGTTCGACGCGTGTGGGATCCGAAGCCCATGTCGACCATGTTCTTCCATGGTCGAGGGTCGCGATCGACGGTCTCGCGAACTTGGTGTTGGCTTGCCCATCCTGCAACACCAGCAAATCTCAGCTGTTGCCCGCACGATCACACGTCCTTCGAGCCCTCGACCGCGGCCGCGACCCCATCACCGAATTGGCGGCAACCATCGACTGGCCCGCGCAATTCGATCGAGTGGTCGCATCGGCACGGGGACTCTATGCCTCTCAACCAGACGGCTCTCCAATCTGGTTGGGCCGAAACAAGATCACAGCTCTACAAGTCGACTTTTCTTGGCTGCAGGGATACCGCATCGAACTATCGGACATCGCGGAATGCGAGTAG
- a CDS encoding response regulator transcription factor, with product MTAPAVITVLIVDDDPFVRRGVTDIFAKTPDISVVADVEDGDQVPAAVTAFRPHVVLMDLQMRRVGGLDSTRELMTLAHPPKVIAMTAMDVDDLVIRAIEAGAHSFLSKSEAPETFHQSVRAVASGNTLFSEDSLRKIVATSVLPTAPNSMSMDVLSPRERDVLRILATGSTNADISSELYLSETTVKTHISGIFVKLGVRNRVEAALAAFRAGMVT from the coding sequence ATGACAGCGCCAGCCGTGATTACAGTTCTGATCGTCGACGACGACCCCTTCGTTCGTCGTGGAGTGACGGACATCTTCGCGAAGACCCCGGACATTTCGGTGGTGGCCGACGTGGAGGACGGCGACCAGGTTCCCGCTGCAGTGACGGCGTTCCGGCCGCACGTGGTGCTGATGGATCTTCAGATGCGACGGGTCGGCGGGCTGGACTCCACCCGCGAATTGATGACGCTGGCCCATCCCCCGAAAGTCATTGCAATGACGGCAATGGATGTGGACGATCTGGTGATACGCGCCATCGAGGCCGGGGCACACAGCTTTCTGAGCAAAAGCGAGGCACCCGAAACGTTTCATCAGTCGGTTCGGGCAGTGGCATCCGGCAACACGTTGTTCAGTGAAGATTCGCTGCGGAAAATCGTCGCAACGTCGGTGTTGCCGACGGCCCCGAATTCAATGTCGATGGACGTGCTGAGCCCGCGGGAGCGAGATGTACTGCGCATCTTGGCTACTGGTTCGACCAATGCGGACATCTCCTCCGAGCTCTACCTCAGCGAGACGACGGTGAAGACCCACATCTCCGGGATCTTCGTGAAACTCGGCGTGCGCAATCGAGTCGAGGCGGCGCTGGCTGCCTTTAGGGCAGGAATGGTCACGTAA